CTGGGGTCTCGACCTCACCCGCGTCCACGTGACCGCGTCGGACGGTCGCTCCGGCCGGCTACGCGGCGTGCACCGCCACATCCGCGACCCAGTGGGACCCGGCCTCCAACTGTGGAACAGGCTGCGCATGACCTCGCCTGCCAGGGCGATCGCCGAGGTGGCCGCGACCGCCCCACCCGCGCCCGCGGTCGTCCTCGCCGATGCGGCGATGTACGCCGGACTCGTCGACCGGCGGACGTTGAACCGTGCGGTCACGCTGCTCGATCACGGCACCAAGCGCGCGTCCAGAGTCCTCGACCAGCTCACCGGATCGGCGTCGATCGCCGAGTCCCGCCTGCGCTTCATCCTCGCCGACGCCGGCCTCCCCGCACCCAGCCCATCACCACCACCGGACTCCGAACCAACTGATCCCGACGTCTCCGCAGCCGAAGGACTGTGGTTCCCCGACGAGCGCACCGTCGTCGAGTTCGAACCGCGTTTCCCCTTCTGGTGCGAGGAATTCGATCCTTCCGCCGAGGAGCCGATCCCCGAGCCGGCAACCGCCGACCCCGACGGACCGCAACCCGTCGAGCACTGCTGGATCTCCTGGACCGACCTCGCCGACCCACCGACCGTGGCCGACCGCATCCGAACCACGTTCACCCGAGCCGCCCGCCGAACCGGAATCCGCCACTTCGACCTAGCCCGGATGTGAGCGAAGGGCCCACCGCCGGTGGCGGTGAGCCCTTCGCAGATCCCCTACAGGAGGACCAGATGATGTCAGGCGTTCAGCGACGTGCCCGTCGAGCGAAGGTCTTCGCAGGCCTCGGCGACGCGCTTCGCCATACCTTCCTCGGCCGCCTTGCCCCACGCACGCGGGTCGTAGGCCTTCTTGTTGCCGACCTCGCCGTCCACCTTCAGCACGCCGTCGTAGTTGGCGAACATGTGCCCCGCCGCCGGCCGGGTGAACGCGTACTGCGTGTCGGTGTCGACGTTCATCTTGATGACGCCGTTGTCGACCGCAGCCCGGATCTCCTCGAGCGTCGAGCCGGACCCGCCGTGGAACACCAGGTCGAACGGGCGCTCCTTGCCGACCTTGGCGCCGACCGCGTCCTGGATCTCCGCGAGGATCTCCGGCCGCAGCTTGACCGCGCCGGGCTTGTAGACGCCGTGCACGTTGCCGAAGGTGAGCGCGGTCAGGTAGCGGCCGTTGTCACCGGTGCCGAGGGCCTCGACCGTGGCCAGGCCGTCCTCGACGGTGGTGTACAGCTTCTCGTTGATCTCGTTGGCGACGCCGTCCTCCTCGCCGCCGACGACGCCGACCTCGATCTCCAGGACGATCTTCGCCGCGGCCGCCTGGGCCAGCAGCTCCTTGGCGATCTCCAGGTTCTCGGTCAGCGGCACCGCCGAGCCGTCCCACATGTGGGACTGGAACAGCGGGTTCTCGCCCCGGGCGACGCGCTCGGCGGAGATCGCCAGCAGCGGCCGGACGAAGCCGTCGAGCTTGTCCTTCGGGCAGTGGTCGGTGTGCAGCGCGATGTTCACCGGGTAGTTCTTGGCGACCTCGTGCGCGTAGGCGGCCAGCGCGACCGAGCCGGTCACCATGTTCTTCACGGTCGAACCGGACAGGTAGTCGGCGCCGCCGGTGGAGACCTGGACGATGCCGTCCGAGCCCGCCTCGGCGAAACCGCGGATCGCGGCGATCAGCGTCTGCGAGGAGCTGACGTTGATGGCCGGGTAGGCGAAGCGGGTCTGCTTGGCCTTGTCCAGCATCTCGGCGTAGACCTCAGGGGTTGCAATAGGCATGTCTCGCGGTACTCCTCACAACACAGTTCTTGTGGGTTCGGCTCCAGTATTGCTGCCGGGCACTTCGTCGGATCCGGCGGCCCACCTTCCGAACCGGCCCGGTGGCCGGGGAGCGATCGGCAGGGATGTAGACCAGTTGATGAACAGGACAGGTCCAGTTCGTTGCGGCCCGATGACCGCCCCGGGTCGGGCTCAGGCCGACCCGGTGCGCGGGCCGCGGGGGGTCAAGGCCATGTGCAGCCGGTAGCGGTCGGCGCGGTAGGCCGACCAGGACAGTTCGACGACCTTGCGGCCGGCGAAGGTGGTGCGCTCGAGGACCAGCAGGGGTGCCCGCCGGGCCACGCCGAGCACCCGGGCGACATGACCGTCGGCGTTGTCCGCCCGGACGGTCTGCTCACCGGAGGTGACGACGACGTCGTACTCACTGGCAAAGACGTCGTACAGAGTGCCGAGCTCGCGGCCGAGCAGGCCGGGGAAGAGCGCGGACGGGTAGTAGCCGACCTCGTAGGCCATCGGCGACGCGTCGGCCGTGCGGAGCCGCTCGACCCGGATCACCTTGGTGCCCTTCGCGACCCGCAGGCCCTTCGCGGTCTCGTCGGAGGCCTCGATCTCGCTGGCCGACAGCACCACGGTCCCGGGCTCGAGCCCGCGGGCGCGCATCTCCCGGGAGAACGACGTGAGGTGCAGTTGCGAGTCGACCTGCGGACCGGTGACGAAGGTCCCCTTGCCGTGCACCCGTTCCAGGGCACCGGACTCGACCAGGTCGCTGATCGCCTGCCGGACGGTGACCCGGGAGACATTGAGCTTGTCCACCAGGGCCCGTTCGGAGGGGATCGGGTCCCCGGGATGCAGCTCGACGTCGATCAGCCGCTCCAGCACCGATCGGACCTGGGCCCGCTTCGTCGCCACCATGGAATCTCGATCCTCCAGACCTGGGCGGGTCTCGGGGGTGCCCCGGGACGCCGCTCACTGCTATCGTGCGCAGCATACCTGTTAAGACCAGATAGGACCAGTGATCGTAGTGGTGTCTGTCCCCGCCCAAGAGACCCGGATGGCGGCCGAGATCGCCGAGCAGCCGGCCGCGCTCGCCGCGACCTTCGAGCATGTTCTGCCGCTGCGGCACGACATCACCCGGCTGGCCGCCGGGCGCCGGAACGTGATCTTCGTGGCGCGCGGATCGTCCGACAACGCGGGGGTCTACGGCCGCTACCTGACCGAGATCCACGCCGGCCGGCAGGCGTCGCTGGCCGCTCCTTCGGTTGCCACGCTGTACGGCGCGAACCTGGACCTCTCGAACTCACTGGTGGTCGCGGTCAGCCAGTCGGGCGCGACCCAGGAGATCGTCGACACCGCCGAGTGGGCGAAGCGGAACGGCGCGGCGATCGTCGGCATCACGAACGACGGCAACAGCCCGCTGGCCTCGACCGCCGACGTCGCCCTGATCACGCAGGCGGGCAAGGAGCTCGCCGTACCGGCCACGAAGACGTACACGACACAGCTGGCCGCGATCACGGTCGCCGTGGACGCGCTCGCGCCGCGGCCGGGGACGCTCGACGCCGACATCGCGCGGGTCCCAGACGCCGCGACCAAGATGCTGTCCGGGTCGGTCGAGGCGGCGGCGGACCTGCTGGCGGGTGCGCACGACGTACTGGCGAGTGGTCGCGGACTGACGTTCGGCACGACGCTCGAGGTCGCACTGAAGCTCGAGGAGACCTGCCTGCAGCCGGTCCGCGGACTCTCGTACGCCGACCTGAAGCACGGCCCGATCGCGGTCGTCGACTCCGACCTGGTGACGATCCTGGTCGCGGCGGGCGAAGGTCCCGCCCTGCCCGGTATGACCGAGCTGGCCGGCATCGTCCGCGAGAAGGGCAGCAAGATCCTCGGCATCGGCGGCGACCCCACGTTCGCCTCCCGCTGCGACGTGAACCTGGCCGGCCCCGACCTCCCTGAGACGCTGGCGCCGCTCGCCCTGGTCATCCCGGCCCAACGCGCCATCGAGCTCCTGGCCCGCAAACTCGGCCTCGACCCCGACGCCCCCCGCGGCCTCCGCAAAGTCACCCAAACCGACTAGGTCCGGTCTGGTGATCCAGCGCCGTAGCGAGGAGGTGCTCGGTGCGGTGGCTCGGCGTGCGGGGGCGAAGGTCTCGATGCGGAGCATCGTGGCCTTTGCACCCGTGCGGCGAGGTGCCGTGCCGAGTGCCCCGCAGTAGGCGATGGATTACCAGACCGGACCTCAACAAAGTGCTCACTCGGTGAGCACTTTGGGTGGAATCGTGGTGGTCATCAACCGGGGCAGCACCTGAGAGAGGACCACCACGATGTTGCGAGGGCTTGCGACTGTCAGCTTCTACGCGGGCGACGTGAAGGCGGCGCGGCGCTGGTACGAGGAGTTGCTGGGGATCGAGGCGTACTACGCCGTGCCGACCGCGGAGGAGCCGGCGTACGTCGAGTTCCGGTTCGGGGACTTCCAGTGCGAGCTGGGAATCATCGACGCCAAGTACGCGACGCACCAGGTCGGGCCGGCGGCGGCCGGGGCGATCGTCAACTGGCACGTCGACGACCTGGAGGGCACGCTCGCGCGGCTGCTCGAGCTCGGGGCAACCCTCAACGAGGGAATCGTTGAGCGAGGCAACAACACGGGCTTCCGCACCGCGTCGGTCGTCGACCCGTTCGGCAACCTGATCGGCATCATGAACAACCCGCACTACCTGCAGATTCTCGAAGAACTGAAGGCCTGAGGCGATTCAGAAGTCGATCCGCATGACCGCGCGGCGTTTGCCCGGCCGGCTCACCTCGGCGAATCCGGCATCGGCGAACGTGCCGAGTGTGCCGACCGATCCGCCGTCGACGAAGTCGGGATAGCCCTCCACGGCGCGGGCGCCGCGTTCACGGGCGAAGTCGGCGGCGGCGCGGGCGAGTGCACGACTGATACCGCGCCGCCGGTAGCCGGCGCGGGTGACGAAGCAGGTCACGGCCCAGACCGTCGTGTCGGCCTTGTCCTCGGTGCGGCCCATCCAGGGGACGCGATTGTCGCGGCGCAACCGCGGGTGGTCGGCGCGCGACGCGACGGCACACCAGCCAACGGGCTCGCCGTCGAGGTACGCGACCAGGCCGCTCGTGGCCTTGGCCTTCGGGTTTCCACAGGAGGTCTGGTCGCGGAGCCGGGCGGCGAGCTCCTCGGGACCTTCCGAGGCCCAGGATTCCTTCGGCAGCATCCGGAACCGTTGGCACGAGCAGCGCGCGGTGTCACCCCTGGTACCGAAGACCGCCTCGACGTCCTCGGCGGTCGCCTGGTTCGCGGGGACGATCGTCAACTGTTCCGCGGCGATCGGTTCGCGGGAGCCTGAGGGACGAGGTACCGGCGTCCGCGGAGGAGCAGGGCGTTTCGCCCTCTCGGGCAGTGCGTCCAGCATGAGCCGGACATCCACCATGTCGCCTGCGTCCAGTCCGTGCGGTTTGCGTACTGCGTCCTTCAGCGGGAGCACGTAGTTGCCGTCCCTCGGCATCAGGGACGTCTTCCACTCGGTGCTGCCGATCCGGGCGCGAATCGGCAACACGCCCCAGCCGTAACTGGCAGCCGAGGCCACGGCCCGCAACGCGTCGGACTCTTCCTCCGGCACGGGAACGAAGTAGTACGGCGCGGGACCGCGCCACTCGATGACCTCGCCGCTGAACGACTGATCCATGGGTCAGATGCTAGGCCGTGTTCCGGACAGACCACTTCCGGATTCGGTACCGATTTCCAGCCGATCAGAAGTTGCCGCGGTGGGTGAGGGCGGTGGTGATCTGCGTCGCGGCCTCCTGGAGGTGCGGGAGGAACTCTTCGCAGAGCGACGTCGGGGTTGAGCGGGAGGCGTGTGCCGAGACGTTGAGCGCGGCGATGACGCGGCCGCGGGAGTTGTGAATCGGGGCCGCGATGGAGCGGAGGCCGAGTTCGAGTTCCTGGTCGACGAGGGCGTAACCGTCGACGCGGGCCTGGGCGATGCTGGCGCGAAGGTCGTCCGGGTCCGTGAGCGTGCGATCGGTGAGCGGTTCGGCCTGCAGGGTCTCGAGGTACGCCGTCAGGTCTTCGTCGGGCAGGGCGGAGAGGAGGACCCGGCCCATCGAGGTCGGGTACGCCGGGAGCCGGGCACCGACGCCGAGGGCGACTGTCATGATCCGGCTGGTCGGCACGCGGGCGACGTACACGATGTCTGGGAGGTCGAGGGTCGCGATCGAGCAGGACTCGCGGGTCTTGGCGCTCAGTTCCTCCATGAACGGGCCGGCGAGTTCGCCGAGATCCAGGGAGGAGAGGTAGGCCCAGCCGAGGGCGAGGACGCGCGGGGTGAGGGAGAAACGGCGGTTGTCGCTGCGTACGTAGCCGAGTTCCTCCAGCGTGAGCAGGATCCGGCGCGCTGTCGCGGGCGTGATGCCGACGGCGCGGGCCACCTCGCTGAGGGTGAGCGAGGGCGCTTCGGTGGAGAACGCGCGGATCACCGCGAGGCCTCGCTCCAGACCTTGCAGAAACGTGCCTGTAGACGCGTCACCCGGCATCGGCTAGCCTGCATTTCGTTGAAAGAAGAACTATTCGCTGAGCGAAATCCTAGCGGAGCTGCCGATGCCAGGTCCAGTCGAGCCTGATGCTGGGTTCGTACACACGTTCCTGCCCGGGCGGGTGGTGTTCGGGGCCGGCTCGCTCGACCGCGTCGCGACCGAGGTCGAGACGCTCGGGGTACGGCGGGCGCTCGTGGTGGCGACGAACTCCGCGCGGGCCGCGGCCGACCTGGTGGGACGCCAACTGGGTGACCGCGTCGCCGGCCGGATCGACGGCGTGGCGCAGCATGTCCCCACCGAGGTCGCCGAGAACGCGCGCGCCAAAGCACGCGAGACCGGCGCCGACGCGGTCATCGCCATCGGTGGCGGCTCCGCAATCGGCCTCGCCAAAGCGATCGCCCTCACCACCGAACGGGTTGTGGTTGTTGCTGTGCCCACGACCTATGCCGGGTCCGAGATGACGCCGGTGTGGGGCGAGACGACGGCGGGGCGTAAGAGCACTGGGACTGACATGCGTGTGCTGCCTCGGGTGGTGGTTTATGACCCGGTGTTGAGCCGTGGGCTGCCGTTGAAGGTGACGGCGGCGAGCGTGGCGAATGCGATCGCGCATTGTGTAGAGGCGGTCTGGACACCGAAGGCCGATCCGATCACGGAGCTGACCGCGGTGGAAGGACTGCGCGCGTTGAGCAACGGATTGCGGGACGTGTTGCCCGCCCCAGACGATCTAGATGCTCGAAGCAACCTTCTGTACGGCGCCTGCTTGGCAGGTTCGGCGTTGGCGACGGCCGGGACCGGCCTGCATCACAAGCTGTGCCATCTGCTGGGCGGCACCTACAACCTGCCGCACGCAGAAACACATGCGGCCTTACTTCCTCAGGTTGCCCGCGTCAACGCTTCCTCAGTCCCACAAGCGAAAACGCGGCTGGAAGCCGCCTTGGGAACAACAGACCTGGCAGGCGGATTGTTCGACCTGTTCCAGGCGGCGGGGGTGCCGACAAGTTTGCGGGAGCTGGGCTTGACCGAGGCGCAGGTCGCGGAAGCAGCCGCGGCGTTCAAGCCGACGGACAACCCGATTCCGGTGACGGAGGACCTGGTGCGGGAGGTCCTGACCCGCGCCTGGTCCGGTACGCGACCTTGATGAGCGAGGAGACCGGATGGACCTGCAAGGAGATGATCTGACCGCAGCCGTGGTGGCCAGCTTCGCGGACAGCCAGAGCGGACGCTACCGGGAGGTGATGAGCGCCCTCGTGCGCCACCTGCACGCGTTCGCGCGGGAGGTGGACCTCACCGAGGACGAGTACTTCACCGCGATCGATTTCCTGACCCGGACCGGTCAGATCTCGACCGGCACCCGACAGGAGTTCGTGCTGCTGGCCGACGTACTCGGGCTGTCGATGCTCACAGTCGGACTCGGGAACCGAAAGCCGCCCGAGGCCACGCAGTCCACTGTGTTCGGCCCGTTCTTCGTCGAGGGATCACCCGAGGTACAACTCGGTGGCGACATCTCGAACGGCGCCCCTGGACAGCCGTGCCTGGTGAGCGGGCGTGTCCTCAACACCAAGGGCGAACCGATCCCGCAGGCGCTCGTCGAGACCTGGCAGGCCGACGAGGACGGGTTCTACGACGTACAGAAGGAGCTCGACGGTCCGCAGAACCGCGCCCATCTGACGACCGATGCTGATGGCAACTATCGGTTCTGGGCGGTCAAGCCGGTCGCCTACCCGATCCCCGACGACGGCCCGGTCGGCGAGCTGCTCCGCGCGGGCGGTCGGGGCCCGATGCGCCCGGCGCATATCCACTTCATGGTCACGGCCCCTGGGTACAGCCGCCTGATCACCCATGTCTTCGCGGCAGGCGACGAACACCTCGACACCGACGCGGTGTTCGGCGTCAAGCAGTCGCTCATCGCCGACTTCGCCGTACACCCGGCCGGCGCCGAGGCTCCCGACGGCAGTACGCCGGACCAGCGCTACTACACCGTCGACTACGACCTGGTGCTCGCCACCACCGAGGAGGCCCAGCAATGATCACCACGGACGTTCTCATCGTCGGTAGCGGCCCGGCCGGCGGCGCCGCCTCCCTCTTCCTGTCCACGTACGGCGTCGACAACATCGTCCTGACCCGGTACGGCTGGACCGCCAACACGCCCCGCGCGCACATCACGAACCAGCGCACGATCGAGTTGATGCGCGACGTGGGCATCGAGGACCAGGTTGTCGACAAGGGCACCGCCCACGATCTGATGGGCCAGACCGCGTTCTGCACCAGCCTGGCCGGCGAGGAGATCGGCCGGATCCGCACGTGGGGCACGCATCCACGCCGCTTGGCCGACTACACGGAGGCCAGTCCCTGCCTGCCCATGGATCTCCCCCAGACGCTCTTCGAGCCGATCCTGGTCAGCACAGCTGCCAGCCGCGGCGCGCGGCTCAGGTTCAACACCGAGTACCTGTCGTTGGAGCAGGACGACGACGGCGTCACGGCCTCGGTGCGGGACCGGTTGAGCGACACGACGTACCAGATCCGCGCCAAGTATCTGATCGGCGCGGACGGCGGGCGGAGCAAGGTTGCCCAGGACATCGATCTGCCGATGGCCGGTGCGATGGACATCGAGGGTTCGATGAACATCGTGTTCGAGGCCGACCTGAGCCGGTACGTCGCGCATCGCCCGAGCGTTCTGTACTGGGTCCTGCAGCCCGGCGCCCAGATCGGCGGGATCGGCGCGGGCCTCGTCCGGATGGTCCGCCCGTGGAACGAGTGGCTGATCGTCTGGGGCTACGACATCAACCAGCCCGCCCCGGTGGTCGACGAGGCGATGGCGACCGAGATCGTGCACAACCTGGTCGGCGACGACACGATCGAGGTGAAGCTGAAGGGTACGTCGGTCTGGAGCGTCAACCACATGTACGCCGAGAAGATCTCGAAGGGCCGTGTCTTCTGTATGGGTGACGCGATCCACCGGCACCCGCCGAGCAACGGCCTCGGCTCGAATACCTCGGTCCAGGACGCGTACAACCTGGCCTGGAAACTCGCCCTGGTTCTCAAGGGTCAGGCCGCGCCCGAGTTGCTGCAGAGCTACGAGGCCGAGCGCGCCCCGATCGCGCGGCAGATCGTTGACCGCGCCAACAAGAGTCGCAACCAGTTCGGCCAGATCTTCCGGGCGCTCGGCATGACGCCGGACGCGCCGGCCGGGCGGACGATCGAGTCACGCAAGGACGACACGCCGACCGCCGCCGCGCAGCGCGAGGAACTGCGGAAGGCGATCGAGCTGAAGGACTACGAGTTCAACGCGCACGGTGTCGAGCTCGGGCAGCGCTACCGGTCGTCCGCGGTGGTCGACGACGGCACGCCCGAGCCGCCGTACGAGCGGGATCACGAGCTGTACTACCACCCGACAACGTGGCCCGGCGCCCGGATCCCGCACTGCTGGCTGACGCGCGGATCGGACACCGTGAGCACGCTGGACGTGGTCGGGAAGGGCCGGTTCACCCTGCTCACCGGCATCGGCGGCGATGCGTGGGTGAAGGCGGCGCAGTCCGTGTCCGAGCAACTCGGCGTACCGATCGAGCCGTTCGTGATCGGGCCGGGTCGTGAGCTCGACGACCTGTACGGCGACTGGGCGCGGGTGCGCGAGATCCCGGACGAGGGCTGTCTGCTCGTCCGGCCCGACGCGCACATCGCCTACCGCGTGTTCGACCAGCCCGACGATCCGACGGAATCGCTCCGCCGGGCGGTCGGTTCCTTGTTAGGCCGCTGAGGAGGCGGCGGCCTCGCGGAGGATGCGGTCGAGGATCGCCGAGATCTCCGCGGTCTCGGCGTCCAGCAAGGTGATCAGCGCGACCCGCGAGGTCTCCGACCGCGCCTCCAGAGCTGCCGCGCTCAACGCGCGCACGGTGCCCAGCTCGTGTATCAGTTCGTCCCACAGAGTGTTCATCAGCAAACCCCCATGTGTCCCGTCACCACATCCAGCGCGACGAGAAGCCTCACTTCTGTCTCACCGAGTACAACGGGCGCAAGCGGAGGAAGGTTACGGACTTGTCAACAATTCCCAGCTGTGGGCCGGCACGGGCGGGGTGTCCGCGAGCGGGAAGCGCAGCTCCTGGTCCGAGATGTTCAGCAGCAGGAGGACCGATTCCTCGCCGTCGGTGCTCCGCAGTACGAGCGACTCGTTGGTGAGGTGTTCGACGGTCGTCCGCGCCCGGGTCAGCCACGGATGACGACGCCGTACGCCGATGAGTTCCTGGTGCAGGCGGTACGTCGGCCGGCCGTACGGCGCCAGCTCGCCGGGCGACTCGGGGAACGCCGGACGGATGGCATCGTCCCCGCCGGCGCGATCCTCCTTGAGGCCACGGAACGCCTGCTCGTCGCCCGAGTAGACGCTCGGTACGCCGCCGACCGTGAACAGGATCGCCAGCGCGTGGCCGAGGTGGCGTTCGTCCTCGAGCCGGGTCGCGAGACGGGTCACGTCGTGGTTGCCGACGAACGTCTGCGGGACGAACGTGTCGAGCAGCGCGTTGTGCCGGCCGAGCGCGTAGGAGAGCTCGTAGAAGTTGCGATCGTTGAGCGAACTCCAGATCGCCTTCCAGAGCTCGTACTGCGTGACGGAATCGAGCCCGCTCTTCTCGACGTACGCGGCGTAGTCGCCGTGGATGACCTCACCGAAGTACCAGGTGTCGCGGTCC
This Kribbella sp. NBC_00482 DNA region includes the following protein-coding sequences:
- a CDS encoding VOC family protein, producing MLRGLATVSFYAGDVKAARRWYEELLGIEAYYAVPTAEEPAYVEFRFGDFQCELGIIDAKYATHQVGPAAAGAIVNWHVDDLEGTLARLLELGATLNEGIVERGNNTGFRTASVVDPFGNLIGIMNNPHYLQILEELKA
- a CDS encoding IclR family transcriptional regulator domain-containing protein, whose amino-acid sequence is MPGDASTGTFLQGLERGLAVIRAFSTEAPSLTLSEVARAVGITPATARRILLTLEELGYVRSDNRRFSLTPRVLALGWAYLSSLDLGELAGPFMEELSAKTRESCSIATLDLPDIVYVARVPTSRIMTVALGVGARLPAYPTSMGRVLLSALPDEDLTAYLETLQAEPLTDRTLTDPDDLRASIAQARVDGYALVDQELELGLRSIAAPIHNSRGRVIAALNVSAHASRSTPTSLCEEFLPHLQEAATQITTALTHRGNF
- a CDS encoding alpha-amylase family protein, giving the protein MWPDHAIWWQIYPLGFTGASPTAQATVVHRLPQLENWLDYAIDLGCNGLLLGPVFASETHGYDTVDHFRIDPRLGDAADFDRLIAQAHARGLRVALDGVFNHVARSFARPEWFRRGGLDTFEGHEQLVALDHSNPEVAQYVGDVVRFWNDRGVDAWRLDVAYAVPPEFWRHVLPRDRDTWYFGEVIHGDYAAYVEKSGLDSVTQYELWKAIWSSLNDRNFYELSYALGRHNALLDTFVPQTFVGNHDVTRLATRLEDERHLGHALAILFTVGGVPSVYSGDEQAFRGLKEDRAGGDDAIRPAFPESPGELAPYGRPTYRLHQELIGVRRRHPWLTRARTTVEHLTNESLVLRSTDGEESVLLLLNISDQELRFPLADTPPVPAHSWELLTSP
- the fbaA gene encoding class II fructose-bisphosphate aldolase, translating into MPIATPEVYAEMLDKAKQTRFAYPAINVSSSQTLIAAIRGFAEAGSDGIVQVSTGGADYLSGSTVKNMVTGSVALAAYAHEVAKNYPVNIALHTDHCPKDKLDGFVRPLLAISAERVARGENPLFQSHMWDGSAVPLTENLEIAKELLAQAAAAKIVLEIEVGVVGGEEDGVANEINEKLYTTVEDGLATVEALGTGDNGRYLTALTFGNVHGVYKPGAVKLRPEILAEIQDAVGAKVGKERPFDLVFHGGSGSTLEEIRAAVDNGVIKMNVDTDTQYAFTRPAAGHMFANYDGVLKVDGEVGNKKAYDPRAWGKAAEEGMAKRVAEACEDLRSTGTSLNA
- a CDS encoding maleylacetate reductase, translating into MPGPVEPDAGFVHTFLPGRVVFGAGSLDRVATEVETLGVRRALVVATNSARAAADLVGRQLGDRVAGRIDGVAQHVPTEVAENARAKARETGADAVIAIGGGSAIGLAKAIALTTERVVVVAVPTTYAGSEMTPVWGETTAGRKSTGTDMRVLPRVVVYDPVLSRGLPLKVTAASVANAIAHCVEAVWTPKADPITELTAVEGLRALSNGLRDVLPAPDDLDARSNLLYGACLAGSALATAGTGLHHKLCHLLGGTYNLPHAETHAALLPQVARVNASSVPQAKTRLEAALGTTDLAGGLFDLFQAAGVPTSLRELGLTEAQVAEAAAAFKPTDNPIPVTEDLVREVLTRAWSGTRP
- a CDS encoding GntR family transcriptional regulator; amino-acid sequence: MVATKRAQVRSVLERLIDVELHPGDPIPSERALVDKLNVSRVTVRQAISDLVESGALERVHGKGTFVTGPQVDSQLHLTSFSREMRARGLEPGTVVLSASEIEASDETAKGLRVAKGTKVIRVERLRTADASPMAYEVGYYPSALFPGLLGRELGTLYDVFASEYDVVVTSGEQTVRADNADGHVARVLGVARRAPLLVLERTTFAGRKVVELSWSAYRADRYRLHMALTPRGPRTGSA
- a CDS encoding SIS domain-containing protein produces the protein MAAEIAEQPAALAATFEHVLPLRHDITRLAAGRRNVIFVARGSSDNAGVYGRYLTEIHAGRQASLAAPSVATLYGANLDLSNSLVVAVSQSGATQEIVDTAEWAKRNGAAIVGITNDGNSPLASTADVALITQAGKELAVPATKTYTTQLAAITVAVDALAPRPGTLDADIARVPDAATKMLSGSVEAAADLLAGAHDVLASGRGLTFGTTLEVALKLEETCLQPVRGLSYADLKHGPIAVVDSDLVTILVAAGEGPALPGMTELAGIVREKGSKILGIGGDPTFASRCDVNLAGPDLPETLAPLALVIPAQRAIELLARKLGLDPDAPRGLRKVTQTD
- a CDS encoding DUF1905 domain-containing protein, with amino-acid sequence MDQSFSGEVIEWRGPAPYYFVPVPEEESDALRAVASAASYGWGVLPIRARIGSTEWKTSLMPRDGNYVLPLKDAVRKPHGLDAGDMVDVRLMLDALPERAKRPAPPRTPVPRPSGSREPIAAEQLTIVPANQATAEDVEAVFGTRGDTARCSCQRFRMLPKESWASEGPEELAARLRDQTSCGNPKAKATSGLVAYLDGEPVGWCAVASRADHPRLRRDNRVPWMGRTEDKADTTVWAVTCFVTRAGYRRRGISRALARAAADFARERGARAVEGYPDFVDGGSVGTLGTFADAGFAEVSRPGKRRAVMRIDF
- a CDS encoding intradiol ring-cleavage dioxygenase, which encodes MDLQGDDLTAAVVASFADSQSGRYREVMSALVRHLHAFAREVDLTEDEYFTAIDFLTRTGQISTGTRQEFVLLADVLGLSMLTVGLGNRKPPEATQSTVFGPFFVEGSPEVQLGGDISNGAPGQPCLVSGRVLNTKGEPIPQALVETWQADEDGFYDVQKELDGPQNRAHLTTDADGNYRFWAVKPVAYPIPDDGPVGELLRAGGRGPMRPAHIHFMVTAPGYSRLITHVFAAGDEHLDTDAVFGVKQSLIADFAVHPAGAEAPDGSTPDQRYYTVDYDLVLATTEEAQQ
- a CDS encoding FAD-dependent monooxygenase, whose product is MITTDVLIVGSGPAGGAASLFLSTYGVDNIVLTRYGWTANTPRAHITNQRTIELMRDVGIEDQVVDKGTAHDLMGQTAFCTSLAGEEIGRIRTWGTHPRRLADYTEASPCLPMDLPQTLFEPILVSTAASRGARLRFNTEYLSLEQDDDGVTASVRDRLSDTTYQIRAKYLIGADGGRSKVAQDIDLPMAGAMDIEGSMNIVFEADLSRYVAHRPSVLYWVLQPGAQIGGIGAGLVRMVRPWNEWLIVWGYDINQPAPVVDEAMATEIVHNLVGDDTIEVKLKGTSVWSVNHMYAEKISKGRVFCMGDAIHRHPPSNGLGSNTSVQDAYNLAWKLALVLKGQAAPELLQSYEAERAPIARQIVDRANKSRNQFGQIFRALGMTPDAPAGRTIESRKDDTPTAAAQREELRKAIELKDYEFNAHGVELGQRYRSSAVVDDGTPEPPYERDHELYYHPTTWPGARIPHCWLTRGSDTVSTLDVVGKGRFTLLTGIGGDAWVKAAQSVSEQLGVPIEPFVIGPGRELDDLYGDWARVREIPDEGCLLVRPDAHIAYRVFDQPDDPTESLRRAVGSLLGR
- a CDS encoding type IV toxin-antitoxin system AbiEi family antitoxin domain-containing protein codes for the protein MNPQLAVMASIRGGVFTRADARASGYHDADIDSLLHSGSWRRIRRGTYAAHRSLRLVTDEVLHLRRIYDVLRASGPSVFASHQSAAALHALPVWGLDLTRVHVTASDGRSGRLRGVHRHIRDPVGPGLQLWNRLRMTSPARAIAEVAATAPPAPAVVLADAAMYAGLVDRRTLNRAVTLLDHGTKRASRVLDQLTGSASIAESRLRFILADAGLPAPSPSPPPDSEPTDPDVSAAEGLWFPDERTVVEFEPRFPFWCEEFDPSAEEPIPEPATADPDGPQPVEHCWISWTDLADPPTVADRIRTTFTRAARRTGIRHFDLARM